A region of Leptospira bouyouniensis DNA encodes the following proteins:
- a CDS encoding GyrI-like domain-containing protein: MKLLFRFGIGIGVLLVVGISFYAYMGGFKQVEVTQESFGPEEIFIYPHKGPYQNLKDSWEKFQKDWESVGITECNSLAVYLDDPNTPPEQLRSVLGCRMDGLTDSQMKSVKSKFVTFSIPKMNCLSATFPFKNVLSYFLAPTKVYPKFQESLLREPKETSVAIEVYGGSANFVDKIDFYMPIGVKRDVFSPLETLFISK, from the coding sequence ATGAAACTACTTTTCCGTTTTGGAATAGGAATAGGAGTCCTTCTCGTGGTAGGAATTTCCTTTTATGCTTATATGGGTGGATTCAAACAAGTGGAAGTCACTCAGGAATCATTTGGACCTGAAGAAATATTTATCTATCCGCACAAAGGTCCCTACCAAAATCTAAAAGATAGTTGGGAAAAATTCCAAAAAGATTGGGAATCAGTTGGAATCACTGAATGTAATAGTTTAGCAGTGTATTTAGACGACCCCAATACACCACCCGAACAATTAAGATCTGTTTTAGGGTGTCGGATGGATGGATTGACTGACTCACAAATGAAGTCTGTAAAGAGTAAATTTGTAACGTTTTCAATTCCAAAAATGAATTGTTTATCGGCTACTTTTCCATTCAAAAATGTACTCTCTTATTTTCTAGCTCCTACCAAAGTATATCCAAAATTCCAAGAAAGTCTTCTACGTGAACCGAAAGAAACTTCTGTAGCGATCGAAGTGTATGGTGGATCTGCAAACTTTGTAGATAAAATTGATTTTTATATGCCGATTGGTGTGAAGCGGGATGTATTTTCTCCTTTAGAAACATTATTTATATCAAAATAA